In a single window of the Desulfovibrio mangrovi genome:
- a CDS encoding ThiF family adenylyltransferase has translation MSESVLKAAVLEAAREMVLPDGSGKVVLSLDDTKALAEKHGCPQRDVERIALLEGVMPGRYMRNYSHMDCSEQLKLLDAHVLLVGLGGLGGHVLDLLVRMGVGTITGADGDCFAESNLNRQLLSREDSLDVPKPVCAARHVAAINSSTTFIGIHEYLSGDALLAACHGKTVVIDALGGLKYRAELERAAATAGVPLVSAVVAGLSGYVVAVFPGETGPAEMLGTGSAAEDVLGTPSPVVACAASMQCSEVMRIIIGRPRMHGVLFFDLADRSFQNVLFEDV, from the coding sequence ATGAGTGAATCGGTACTGAAGGCTGCAGTGCTTGAGGCTGCCCGCGAGATGGTGCTGCCTGACGGCTCCGGCAAGGTGGTATTGTCGCTGGACGATACGAAAGCACTGGCGGAAAAGCATGGCTGCCCCCAGCGCGACGTGGAGCGTATAGCCCTGCTGGAAGGGGTGATGCCCGGCCGCTACATGCGCAACTACAGCCACATGGATTGTTCCGAGCAACTCAAGCTGCTTGATGCGCATGTGTTGCTTGTCGGGTTGGGCGGTCTTGGCGGTCACGTGCTGGATCTGCTCGTCCGTATGGGCGTCGGTACCATTACCGGTGCAGACGGAGACTGTTTTGCCGAGAGCAATCTTAACCGCCAGCTCCTTTCCCGTGAAGACTCCCTCGATGTTCCCAAGCCGGTTTGCGCTGCACGCCATGTTGCGGCAATCAACAGCTCCACGACCTTTATCGGCATCCATGAATACCTGAGCGGCGATGCACTTCTTGCGGCCTGTCACGGCAAGACCGTGGTTATCGATGCCTTGGGCGGGCTCAAGTATCGCGCCGAACTGGAACGTGCAGCCGCGACGGCCGGTGTCCCCCTTGTCTCCGCCGTGGTGGCAGGGCTGAGCGGCTACGTTGTGGCGGTCTTTCCTGGTGAAACCGGACCAGCCGAGATGCTGGGCACCGGTTCTGCAGCGGAGGATGTGCTCGGTACGCCTTCTCCTGTGGTTGCCTGCGCTGCGTCAATGCAATGTTCAGAAGTGATGCGCATCATCATCGGTCGTCCCCGGATGCACGGGGTGCTATTCTTCGATCTTGCCGATCGCAGCTTCCAGAACGTGCTGTTCGAGGACGTGTAG
- a CDS encoding ABC transporter permease: protein MLGFRIAKRQEPLQWGSFFIFFAALALSLGISCLLLAIQGKPFMRALFLLWEGAFAHGYSLEDTALKSIPIFLCSLGVAVCFRMQVWNIGAEGQYALGAVGATWAVLTFPDAPAWALMPLMFCAAALLGAFWAAVPAFLRLKFELNEIISTLMFNYIGILLLEYFVYGDWKDPASFGFPMTIMFPDTAIIGSLFGRIHWGAAVCAVVAAMLSVFLKRTRLGFELMAGGENPRAARYARMPYSFLVMLVMVLCGALAGWAGLIETSATLNRLQPNVVVGYGYTAIVVAWLARLRITSIAVFSILLAGLRVGVENLQLELQVPAAFAGIMQGLLLITVLAGQFFNWYEIQRVSRVEAEAAKADEGGNA, encoded by the coding sequence ATGCTAGGATTCAGAATAGCAAAGAGACAGGAGCCCCTTCAGTGGGGCTCCTTTTTTATTTTTTTCGCGGCGTTGGCGTTGTCGCTGGGTATAAGCTGCCTGTTGCTCGCCATTCAGGGCAAGCCCTTCATGCGTGCGCTCTTCCTGTTGTGGGAAGGGGCGTTTGCTCACGGCTACTCGCTGGAAGACACAGCCCTGAAGAGCATCCCCATTTTCCTGTGTTCTCTCGGCGTGGCGGTGTGTTTCCGTATGCAGGTGTGGAACATCGGTGCGGAAGGGCAATACGCCCTTGGCGCCGTGGGAGCTACCTGGGCGGTTCTTACCTTTCCTGATGCCCCTGCATGGGCGCTCATGCCGCTCATGTTCTGTGCCGCAGCCCTGCTTGGCGCATTTTGGGCGGCTGTTCCAGCGTTCCTGCGCCTTAAGTTCGAGCTGAACGAAATCATTTCAACGCTGATGTTCAACTACATCGGCATTCTGCTGCTCGAATACTTCGTCTACGGCGATTGGAAGGACCCTGCCAGCTTCGGCTTCCCCATGACGATCATGTTCCCGGATACGGCCATTATCGGCTCGCTGTTCGGACGCATTCACTGGGGTGCTGCCGTGTGCGCCGTGGTTGCCGCAATGCTTTCCGTATTCCTGAAGCGCACCCGTCTCGGCTTCGAGCTTATGGCAGGCGGTGAAAACCCGCGTGCTGCACGATATGCTCGCATGCCTTACAGTTTTCTCGTGATGCTGGTCATGGTTCTGTGCGGTGCTCTTGCCGGTTGGGCCGGACTTATTGAAACGTCCGCCACCCTAAACCGCCTGCAGCCCAACGTAGTGGTCGGCTATGGCTATACCGCCATTGTTGTGGCGTGGCTCGCCCGCCTGCGCATCACGTCCATTGCGGTCTTTTCCATTCTGCTGGCAGGCCTGCGCGTTGGCGTGGAGAATCTGCAGCTTGAGCTTCAGGTTCCTGCCGCCTTTGCGGGTATCATGCAGGGCCTTCTGCTCATCACCGTTCTCGCCGGACAGTTCTTCAACTGGTATGAGATTCAGCGCGTTTCCCGCGTGGAGGCGGAGGCTGCCAAAGCCGATGAGGGAGGGAACGCCTAA
- a CDS encoding TVP38/TMEM64 family protein gives MTSPDRTTAPETASGATAPRTDKKKLILLGVIAALVALFFIFDLNRYLTLDSIKASQHDLQTLYQEHTVAVIAGYSIIYILSTALSLPGATILTLGGAALFGFWTAMVVVSFASSIGASLACVVSRYLLRDWVRARFGHRLKRMDEGIAKEGAFYLFTLRLVPVVPFFLINLGMGLTSLPIRTFYWVSQLGMLPGTAVYVNAGKELGKIETLSGILSPSLLASFALLGLFPLIARKTLEFLRRRNR, from the coding sequence ATGACCTCTCCTGACCGGACCACAGCACCAGAAACCGCATCCGGTGCCACCGCACCGCGAACGGACAAGAAAAAACTCATTCTGCTTGGTGTGATAGCCGCGCTGGTTGCCCTGTTCTTCATCTTCGACCTGAACCGGTACCTGACGCTGGACTCCATCAAAGCAAGCCAGCACGACCTGCAGACGCTCTATCAGGAACACACGGTGGCCGTTATAGCGGGGTATTCCATCATCTACATCCTGAGCACGGCCCTGTCGCTGCCCGGGGCAACCATTCTCACCCTCGGCGGGGCAGCCCTGTTCGGCTTCTGGACGGCGATGGTCGTCGTTTCCTTTGCGTCCTCCATCGGTGCGTCACTGGCCTGCGTGGTTTCCCGTTACCTGCTCAGGGACTGGGTCCGGGCAAGGTTCGGACATCGCCTCAAACGCATGGACGAAGGCATAGCCAAGGAGGGTGCTTTCTACCTTTTCACCCTGAGGCTTGTTCCCGTAGTTCCCTTCTTTCTCATTAATCTGGGCATGGGACTGACCTCACTGCCCATACGAACCTTCTACTGGGTGTCCCAGTTAGGGATGCTGCCCGGAACAGCGGTCTATGTTAACGCAGGCAAGGAGCTGGGAAAAATCGAAACCCTTTCCGGCATCCTTTCCCCTTCACTGCTTGCCTCATTCGCCCTTCTGGGCCTCTTTCCGCTCATTGCCCGCAAGACGCTTGAATTCCTGCGCAGACGCAACCGCTGA
- a CDS encoding glucokinase yields the protein MKRILVADIGGTNSRFAAFTHSDGELRREASVWLSTTQAASFEQLLEQLAASSLPCSPHTADAIVLAVAGPVEHGKRAALPNIAWDLDLRTLPASCGCANALLVNDFLAQAYACLSPAMREATPILSGTPVADAPIAILGAGTGFGHALLIEVSPGQYKAIPSEGGHAHFPFIGPEENAFADFLRKETGRPQVIGDMVVSGSGIRNLHTFFTGERLPSREVTSRLTQASPELALFARFLGRACHDFVLKTLALGGLVITGGVASGNPCIVRHPAFAEAFLDSDTHGHLLRNIPVHLNTNEEFGLWGAAQLAVMHLNRS from the coding sequence GTGAAACGCATACTTGTTGCCGATATCGGCGGCACCAACAGCCGCTTTGCCGCCTTTACGCACAGCGACGGCGAACTCAGGCGCGAGGCAAGCGTGTGGCTTTCCACAACGCAGGCAGCCAGCTTTGAACAACTGCTGGAACAGCTTGCGGCCTCCTCTCTGCCCTGCTCACCGCACACGGCAGACGCCATTGTCCTTGCCGTGGCAGGACCTGTTGAACACGGCAAACGCGCCGCCTTGCCCAACATTGCCTGGGACCTTGACCTGAGAACGCTGCCTGCATCCTGCGGCTGCGCAAACGCCCTGCTGGTGAACGACTTTCTGGCACAGGCCTATGCCTGCCTTAGTCCGGCCATGCGCGAAGCAACGCCCATTCTTTCTGGCACGCCTGTTGCCGATGCTCCCATCGCCATACTTGGTGCTGGCACCGGTTTCGGCCACGCCCTGCTCATCGAAGTGAGCCCCGGACAGTACAAAGCCATACCGTCAGAAGGCGGGCACGCCCATTTTCCGTTCATCGGTCCTGAAGAAAACGCCTTTGCCGACTTCCTCCGCAAGGAAACCGGCCGGCCGCAGGTCATCGGCGACATGGTTGTTTCCGGCTCCGGCATACGCAATCTGCATACCTTCTTCACAGGCGAACGGCTGCCATCACGAGAGGTAACGTCGCGCCTTACACAGGCATCGCCAGAATTGGCATTGTTTGCCCGTTTTCTTGGCCGGGCCTGCCACGACTTCGTGCTGAAGACCCTTGCTCTCGGGGGGCTGGTCATCACAGGCGGCGTCGCTTCCGGCAATCCTTGCATCGTCCGCCATCCTGCCTTTGCAGAGGCATTTCTGGACAGCGACACACACGGACACCTGCTACGGAACATTCCCGTACACCTGAACACCAATGAGGAGTTCGGCCTGTGGGGAGCCGCCCAACTGGCAGTCATGCACCTGAACCGTTCCTGA
- a CDS encoding dihydrolipoyl dehydrogenase family protein: MTAYDYDMIVLGGGAAGLTTTAGAAQLGVKVLLVEREANLGGDCLHYGCVPSKTLITTARNRHRMANAARWGLPQPDLPPVDFSHVAARIRSVIETIQPHDSPERFTGLGAKVLFGNATFVDEHTISITCAEGTRMVSGKQIVIATGSTASVPNIPGLDEVPYLTNTSIFSLNHLPESLVILGGGPIALEMAQSFRRLGSTVTVIQRSGQVLSKEDKEMADVVKDALEQEGVRFLLNTAVRAVRNSSDEGNGIEVEVVQHEGRTQTIAGTHLLVALGRTPNVKDLRLEQAGVDYSPKGIDVDARMRTSCKHIFACGDVTGRHQFTHAAGYEGGIVVSNAVFKLPRKADYTWLPWVTYTEPELASIGLNEKAAQDKGLDYTVRIERFADNDRAIAQGATEGCLKMLLDKKEKVLGVQIVGPNAGELINEWVAVLGGGVKLSTLAGAIHPYPTLGEINKRVAGSLIGEKIFSAKVRSGLCFLFGYQGQCEDETE, translated from the coding sequence ATGACGGCTTACGACTATGACATGATCGTCCTTGGCGGCGGCGCTGCCGGCCTCACCACCACCGCCGGAGCCGCCCAACTGGGCGTGAAGGTCTTGCTTGTGGAACGGGAAGCCAATCTCGGCGGCGATTGTCTCCACTACGGCTGCGTCCCCAGCAAGACGCTCATCACCACAGCCCGCAACCGGCACCGCATGGCCAATGCCGCCCGCTGGGGCCTGCCGCAGCCGGACCTGCCCCCGGTTGACTTTTCCCATGTTGCCGCACGCATCCGCTCGGTTATTGAGACCATCCAGCCGCACGACTCGCCTGAACGCTTCACCGGACTGGGAGCCAAGGTGCTCTTTGGCAATGCGACCTTTGTGGATGAGCACACCATAAGCATCACCTGTGCCGAAGGAACCAGAATGGTCAGCGGCAAACAAATCGTCATAGCCACCGGTTCGACAGCCTCTGTTCCGAACATCCCCGGCCTCGACGAAGTGCCCTACCTGACCAACACGTCCATCTTCTCGCTGAACCACCTGCCGGAATCCCTCGTCATTCTCGGCGGCGGCCCCATTGCCCTTGAAATGGCGCAATCCTTCCGCAGACTCGGCTCCACGGTAACGGTCATCCAGCGTTCCGGGCAGGTCCTCTCCAAAGAGGACAAGGAGATGGCTGATGTAGTGAAGGATGCACTGGAACAGGAAGGCGTGCGCTTCCTTCTGAATACGGCCGTACGTGCCGTCCGCAATTCGTCGGACGAAGGGAACGGCATTGAGGTAGAAGTGGTGCAGCATGAAGGCAGAACGCAGACCATTGCGGGTACGCATCTGCTTGTTGCATTGGGGCGCACCCCCAACGTAAAGGATCTGCGCCTTGAGCAGGCCGGAGTGGACTATTCGCCCAAAGGCATTGACGTGGATGCCCGCATGCGTACTTCCTGCAAACATATCTTTGCCTGCGGTGATGTAACGGGCCGCCACCAGTTCACCCACGCCGCCGGGTATGAAGGCGGCATCGTGGTCAGCAACGCGGTGTTCAAGCTGCCGCGCAAGGCAGACTACACATGGTTGCCATGGGTCACGTATACGGAACCGGAGCTTGCATCCATCGGCCTCAACGAAAAGGCCGCGCAGGATAAGGGACTTGATTACACGGTCCGAATCGAACGATTCGCAGACAATGACCGCGCCATCGCGCAGGGAGCAACTGAAGGCTGCCTGAAGATGCTGCTGGATAAAAAAGAAAAGGTACTCGGCGTACAAATTGTCGGCCCTAACGCGGGCGAGCTCATCAACGAATGGGTAGCCGTGCTGGGCGGCGGCGTAAAACTCTCAACCCTCGCAGGAGCCATACACCCCTACCCCACCCTCGGCGAAATCAACAAACGTGTTGCCGGTTCGCTCATCGGCGAAAAAATCTTCTCCGCCAAGGTACGCTCGGGACTTTGTTTCCTGTTCGGCTATCAAGGCCAATGCGAGGATGAGACGGAATAG
- a CDS encoding BMP family ABC transporter substrate-binding protein encodes MLGIGTVHAADKELKVGFVYVSPIGDAGYSFAHDLGRQAIAKMDGVETSYVESVPEGADAERVIMNMARKNFDIIFTTSYGYMDPTLKVAQKFPNITFMHCSGYKTAPNMSAYFGRIYQARYLAGMVAGKMTKSNILGYAAAFPIPEVIRGINAFTLGARSVNPNVKVHVVWTKTWYDPATEKEAAKSLLDVGADVIAQHQDSPAAQEAAQERGVYSVGYNSDMSAFAPKAHLTSVVWNWAPFYTTVVEKVRKGEWKSDHYWWGLSEGVVDLAPFGEMVPQDVRDLVNARKAEIKEGKFKVFAGPVKDQSGKERVAAGDVAPDDMLLGMTWFVEGVVGSNE; translated from the coding sequence ATGCTCGGTATCGGGACCGTGCACGCGGCTGACAAGGAACTGAAGGTCGGCTTTGTGTATGTTTCTCCCATCGGGGATGCCGGTTACTCCTTTGCCCATGACCTTGGCCGTCAGGCCATTGCCAAGATGGACGGAGTTGAAACCTCCTATGTTGAATCCGTGCCGGAAGGTGCAGACGCCGAGCGTGTTATCATGAACATGGCTCGCAAGAACTTCGATATCATCTTCACCACCAGCTACGGCTACATGGACCCCACCCTGAAGGTTGCCCAGAAGTTCCCCAACATCACCTTCATGCACTGCTCCGGTTACAAGACCGCTCCCAACATGTCTGCGTACTTCGGCCGTATTTATCAGGCCCGTTACCTCGCAGGTATGGTTGCCGGCAAGATGACCAAGAGCAACATCCTCGGTTACGCTGCCGCATTCCCCATTCCTGAAGTTATCCGCGGCATCAACGCTTTCACCCTGGGTGCACGTTCCGTGAACCCCAACGTGAAAGTACACGTTGTATGGACCAAGACCTGGTACGACCCGGCAACCGAAAAGGAAGCCGCCAAGTCCCTGCTTGACGTGGGCGCAGACGTTATCGCCCAGCATCAGGACTCCCCCGCAGCTCAGGAAGCTGCTCAGGAACGCGGTGTATACAGCGTTGGTTACAACTCCGACATGTCCGCTTTTGCCCCCAAGGCTCACCTGACCTCCGTTGTGTGGAACTGGGCTCCTTTCTACACCACTGTTGTGGAGAAGGTACGTAAGGGCGAATGGAAGTCCGACCACTACTGGTGGGGCCTTTCCGAAGGTGTTGTTGACCTCGCTCCCTTCGGCGAAATGGTGCCGCAGGACGTACGTGATCTCGTGAATGCCCGTAAGGCCGAGATCAAGGAAGGCAAGTTCAAGGTATTTGCAGGTCCCGTCAAGGATCAGTCCGGCAAGGAACGCGTAGCTGCTGGCGACGTTGCTCCTGACGACATGCTGCTCGGCATGACCTGGTTTGTTGAAGGCGTTGTCGGTTCCAACGAATAA
- a CDS encoding ABC transporter permease: MALELIIPILAATVQSGTPILYATLGEMLTERSGVLNLGVEGMMIFGAFGAFLFTYFTGNPWVGLFMAGIFAGILGLLHGVVCQVFQGNQVVSGLALTILGVGLADFLGTPYVGVATTGFTPFAFPVLSSIPVIGGIFFKHDALVYLSYTLPFIFWFFMNRTRWGMALAAAGEHPAACSAAGLNPVLMRWAGMFFGGFFVGLGGAYLSLAYTHLWTSNMTGGRGWIAVALVIFAFWRPGRAVFGAYLFGGIMAFQMRLQALGATLPSSLLLMLPYALTIIVLLFSSARGKGRAAPAALGVNIEPGE; the protein is encoded by the coding sequence ATGGCTCTTGAACTGATTATTCCCATTCTTGCGGCGACCGTGCAGTCCGGCACGCCCATTCTTTACGCCACGTTGGGCGAAATGCTCACGGAGCGTTCCGGTGTGCTGAACCTTGGCGTGGAAGGCATGATGATCTTCGGTGCCTTCGGTGCCTTCCTGTTCACCTATTTCACCGGCAACCCGTGGGTAGGCCTGTTCATGGCCGGTATTTTTGCAGGCATTCTCGGTCTGCTGCACGGCGTGGTCTGTCAGGTGTTCCAGGGCAATCAGGTTGTTTCCGGCCTTGCTCTCACCATTCTCGGTGTCGGCCTTGCAGACTTTCTCGGCACTCCCTATGTGGGCGTGGCGACCACCGGGTTCACTCCCTTTGCTTTCCCGGTGCTTTCTTCCATCCCCGTCATCGGGGGCATTTTCTTCAAGCACGACGCGCTGGTATATCTTTCCTACACCTTGCCCTTCATTTTCTGGTTCTTCATGAACCGCACCCGTTGGGGCATGGCGCTTGCCGCTGCCGGTGAGCATCCGGCCGCATGTTCCGCTGCAGGTCTCAACCCCGTGCTCATGCGCTGGGCAGGCATGTTCTTCGGCGGCTTCTTTGTGGGACTGGGCGGCGCGTACCTCTCTCTTGCCTATACGCATCTCTGGACCAGCAACATGACCGGCGGCCGAGGCTGGATTGCCGTGGCTCTGGTCATCTTCGCGTTCTGGCGTCCCGGTCGCGCCGTATTCGGCGCCTATCTCTTCGGTGGCATCATGGCCTTCCAGATGCGCCTGCAGGCTCTTGGCGCAACCTTGCCGTCATCGTTGCTGCTGATGCTGCCTTATGCGCTGACCATCATCGTACTGCTGTTCTCGTCGGCTCGCGGCAAGGGCCGCGCTGCGCCTGCCGCGCTTGGCGTGAACATTGAGCCCGGAGAATAG
- a CDS encoding cation diffusion facilitator family transporter produces the protein MASAEKTKAHISAVCRVTWVGLFVNVVLSAIKVTAGIAGNSRAVLADGIHSISDMVTDVALLVGVHFWSAPADENHPYGHGRLETLVTVCIGLLLAAAGIGIGWDAISGFRTGEIHHSKPVAFWASFVSIVANELLYQWTVREGRRLNSSAVIANAWHHRSDALSSIPAALAVGVAMLLPEWAFVDLVGAIVVAVFILHAAWSICYPALEMLIDRTAPTEVMDRLNELACSVPGVLSVHRLRSRYQGAGLLVDMHIGVDGGISVKEGHDIADAVERLLLTEELDVAEVLVHVDPWLPEDESCT, from the coding sequence ATGGCATCAGCTGAAAAAACAAAAGCACATATATCGGCCGTTTGCCGAGTGACGTGGGTCGGCCTGTTCGTTAATGTCGTGCTTTCCGCCATCAAGGTGACGGCGGGTATTGCAGGGAACAGCCGTGCCGTACTGGCAGACGGTATTCACAGTATTTCCGACATGGTGACGGATGTGGCACTGCTTGTGGGAGTGCATTTCTGGTCCGCTCCGGCGGATGAGAATCATCCATACGGACATGGGCGGCTGGAAACGCTCGTCACGGTGTGCATCGGGCTGCTGCTTGCCGCTGCGGGTATCGGCATCGGCTGGGACGCCATTTCGGGGTTCCGGACGGGAGAGATACATCACAGCAAGCCTGTGGCCTTCTGGGCGTCATTTGTCTCTATCGTGGCAAATGAACTGCTGTATCAGTGGACTGTGCGAGAGGGGCGCAGACTCAATTCCTCGGCCGTTATTGCCAACGCATGGCATCATCGCAGCGATGCGCTCAGTTCCATTCCTGCCGCGTTGGCCGTGGGCGTGGCCATGCTGCTGCCGGAGTGGGCTTTTGTGGATCTGGTGGGAGCCATTGTGGTTGCCGTATTCATTCTGCATGCCGCGTGGTCCATCTGTTATCCGGCTCTGGAGATGCTGATAGACAGAACTGCTCCCACAGAGGTCATGGACAGACTCAACGAACTGGCCTGTTCCGTGCCGGGAGTGCTGAGCGTGCACAGGTTGCGTTCCCGCTACCAAGGGGCCGGCTTGCTTGTGGACATGCACATCGGTGTTGACGGTGGTATTTCCGTCAAGGAAGGGCACGATATTGCCGATGCCGTAGAGCGTCTGTTGCTGACGGAAGAGCTCGACGTGGCAGAAGTGCTGGTGCACGTTGATCCGTGGCTTCCGGAAGACGAGTCGTGCACCTAA
- a CDS encoding ABC transporter ATP-binding protein, producing MSEREIINKRTNRNAFVHLPPLVRLEHICKVFGKVRANHDITLDIRPGMIKALLGENGAGKSTLMSILSGRFGQTSGSIYVDGTLTRFDSPRDAINAGIGMVYQHFMLVESMTVAQNVLLGQEKSFIISPKAMEAEVTKLADMYGLPIDPAARVCDLSMGEKQRVEILKLLYRDSRILILDEPTAVLTPAETEQLFEAMWRMADQGKSIVFISHKLKEVLAVADEIAILRKGEIVDEFHESDVPNETVLANRMVGRDVVLSINAEPVKPGGVVLDIANLTGDGMDSISLTLRKGEVVAIAGVAGNGQKELVEVVCGLRKPVAGRVEILGLEWNKFYPRPPRKGKSLAYIPEDRQGLATCKYLDLVDNFLLTTRHSFSNGPFLNRKEATETTVKIIDEFNVQPGHIEGTARSLSGGNLQKLVIGREFFRQPDIIVAENPTQGLDISATEEVWQRLLEARNRAGILLITSELNEALQLADYIAVMYRGRFMDVFHKSDTAKVDAIGLMMAGVTAV from the coding sequence ATGAGCGAACGCGAGATCATCAATAAGCGAACGAACCGCAACGCCTTTGTGCACCTGCCCCCTCTGGTCAGGCTTGAGCATATCTGCAAGGTGTTCGGCAAGGTCCGGGCCAACCACGACATTACCCTCGACATCCGTCCCGGCATGATCAAGGCTTTGCTGGGTGAGAACGGCGCGGGCAAGTCCACGCTCATGTCCATTCTATCCGGCCGGTTCGGTCAGACTTCCGGCAGCATCTATGTGGACGGCACCCTGACCCGTTTTGATTCGCCCCGCGACGCCATCAATGCGGGCATCGGCATGGTGTATCAGCACTTCATGCTGGTCGAGTCCATGACTGTTGCCCAGAACGTGCTGTTGGGGCAGGAGAAGAGTTTCATCATTTCCCCCAAGGCCATGGAAGCCGAGGTGACCAAGCTGGCAGATATGTATGGTCTGCCCATCGATCCGGCTGCCCGTGTGTGCGATCTTTCCATGGGTGAAAAGCAGCGGGTGGAGATACTCAAGCTTCTGTACCGCGACAGCCGTATTCTTATTCTCGATGAACCCACTGCGGTGCTCACCCCCGCCGAGACCGAGCAGCTCTTCGAGGCCATGTGGCGCATGGCGGATCAGGGTAAATCCATCGTCTTCATTTCGCACAAGCTCAAGGAAGTACTTGCGGTGGCGGATGAAATCGCCATTCTTCGCAAGGGCGAGATTGTTGACGAATTCCATGAGAGCGACGTGCCGAACGAGACGGTTCTTGCCAACCGCATGGTGGGCAGGGATGTCGTGCTTTCCATTAACGCCGAGCCCGTGAAGCCTGGCGGTGTGGTGCTGGATATTGCCAACCTGACCGGTGACGGCATGGACTCCATCAGCCTGACGTTGCGCAAAGGCGAAGTTGTCGCCATTGCCGGCGTGGCCGGGAACGGCCAGAAGGAGCTGGTGGAAGTTGTCTGCGGCCTGCGCAAGCCCGTTGCCGGCAGGGTGGAGATTCTGGGGCTGGAGTGGAACAAGTTTTATCCGCGCCCTCCGCGCAAGGGCAAGTCACTCGCCTACATCCCTGAAGACAGACAGGGACTTGCTACCTGCAAGTATCTTGATCTGGTGGATAACTTCCTGCTCACCACCCGTCATTCCTTTTCGAACGGTCCGTTTCTGAACCGCAAGGAAGCGACCGAGACCACGGTGAAGATTATTGACGAGTTCAACGTGCAGCCCGGACATATTGAAGGCACCGCACGATCCCTTTCCGGCGGCAACCTGCAGAAGCTGGTTATCGGCCGTGAGTTCTTCCGGCAGCCGGACATCATCGTTGCGGAGAACCCCACGCAGGGGCTGGATATCTCGGCCACGGAAGAAGTGTGGCAGCGCCTGCTGGAAGCCCGCAACCGTGCAGGCATTCTGCTCATCACGTCCGAATTGAACGAAGCACTGCAGTTGGCGGACTATATTGCGGTAATGTATCGGGGACGCTTCATGGACGTATTCCATAAGTCCGACACTGCCAAGGTGGATGCCATAGGCCTGATGATGGCCGGTGTGACAGCGGTGTAG
- the msrA gene encoding peptide-methionine (S)-S-oxide reductase MsrA: MNIPLTLIGAAFIAGSLLVIGNPAPAHAADSPAQTAVATFAGGCFWCMEPPFDNLDGVLETTSGYTGGYKDNPAYKEVSSGITGHLEALQVTYDPAKVSYETLLDVFWKNVDPLDPYGQFCDKGEQYRTAIFYHSEEQRVAAEASKEALNKSGRFDRPVDTRIIKASTFWPAEDYHQDYYKKNPVRYKFYRYNCGRDQRLKKLWETK, from the coding sequence ATGAACATACCCCTGACCCTCATTGGCGCAGCATTCATTGCAGGCAGCCTGCTCGTCATTGGCAATCCCGCCCCTGCACACGCGGCAGACTCGCCCGCCCAAACGGCCGTGGCCACCTTCGCGGGCGGCTGCTTCTGGTGCATGGAACCGCCCTTCGACAACCTTGACGGCGTGCTGGAAACAACCTCCGGTTATACGGGCGGATACAAGGATAATCCTGCATACAAGGAAGTCTCTTCCGGCATCACCGGTCATCTTGAAGCCCTGCAGGTGACGTATGACCCTGCAAAAGTCAGCTACGAAACCCTGCTCGACGTCTTCTGGAAAAACGTTGATCCGCTGGACCCCTACGGCCAATTCTGCGACAAGGGGGAACAGTATCGTACAGCCATTTTCTACCACTCCGAAGAACAACGGGTGGCAGCGGAAGCCTCGAAGGAGGCCCTGAACAAATCCGGCAGGTTTGACAGACCTGTGGATACGCGGATCATCAAGGCTTCAACCTTCTGGCCCGCAGAAGACTATCATCAGGATTATTACAAGAAGAATCCGGTCCGCTACAAATTCTACCGCTATAACTGCGGGCGCGACCAGCGCCTGAAAAAGCTGTGGGAAACCAAATGA